The genomic segment TCGGGACGGAACGGCGGATGCGGATCGTTCTCGATCTCGATCCGGTCAGCATGCTCTGAGCAATTTCGCTCGCATGAGGGGCTCGTTCAGGGCTCAGAGAGTTTTCGCCGCCCTGATCCGGCGGCGGCTACAAGGGCTTCGACTTCCTCGGCGGTCAATTTCCTCCAGCGGCCGACGCGGAGACCTCCCAGTCGCAACGGTCCCACGGCCACCCGCATCAGGCGGACCACATTAAGCCCCACATCCCGGCACATTCGTCTGATTTGCCTGTTGACTCCCTGAATGAGCACCATCTCGAGTCTGGTTCGGTTTTTCCCCCGGCGCTCTAGAACATGGACCGAGACCGGGGCCAAATGATCCCCCTCGGCCAGGGTCATGCCATGGCGCATGAGATCGAGATCCCTGTCCCGGACCTCTCCGTCCACGGTGACGTGATAGATTTTGGGATGATGGAACCCCGGGTGGGTCAGACGCAGAGCCAGGTCTCCGTCGGTGGTCAGGATGAGCAATCCCTCGGAACCGGCGTCGAGGCGGCCGACCGGAAAGACCCGCCGTTCGCGCATGT from the Deltaproteobacteria bacterium genome contains:
- a CDS encoding rRNA pseudouridine synthase — protein: MTSGPDREPVRLNKLLASAGVCSRRHADELIRQGRVRIDGRVEDNPGTKVSPDRAVTVNGRPLPSPLREHVYLMLNKPRGVLTTANDPQGRRTVLDLLDPNMRERRVFPVGRLDAGSEGLLILTTDGDLALRLTHPGFHHPKIYHVTVDGEVRDRDLDLMRHGMTLAEGDHLAPVSVHVLERRGKNRTRLEMVLIQGVNRQIRRMCRDVGLNVVRLMRVAVGPLRLGGLRVGRWRKLTAEEVEALVAAAGSGRRKLSEP